Proteins from one Ciona intestinalis unplaced genomic scaffold, KH HT000075.2, whole genome shotgun sequence genomic window:
- the LOC100177415 gene encoding coiled-coil domain-containing protein 146, which translates to MSSSNILDEENDNEDNGSHESRPISAIAPSVRIQEESQVEITASPAFQCLEELFDAGKVTGTRMAELKSKYTAIHDMLKHTRESETKLLEDAKNFTNELEKQRQELEKADHFPENIDTEVGKLRQDLLKRHNDIQQIEEREYELHYKIDSLEEEFRLLKREYERIPKQDEVEAKKREIENQTEQLKKENAQRILELKNLREDLEAKDRQNGLDAKELETKIEEREGLKNNLVQIHGVPTQLSKEIDKINKQKIDVTKRQSELSVQFGNLESEMKMIEGKRVRIEEEKREVEDELDFQRSILEGKEREYDKLMKDFDFEKEREAVLLGDRASLDLSLRHTQLEKKTGHDTLTRKQREKDRDLRQLKKLEQQLKVTSDALSHQQTIYDKVKDQSLLFPKDDGSLYEKRKQLQAEVDEAKRKHGQQNSLTSVEQGKVEDCILEEERLIKQQEELRGVVVDLTRLAQIKADEREQKARDFMRADQRYHRAEQELKSKQLVINDHKKKNIEVQVRLQEFAKLYDVIKNERNKCVNQIQACTQKSAEMKEKIKILANEIEILRTTVTNIERNLQKARLKKMNSLVVRDSLRNERSKALSLEAELIEKREQLKMQIGKLNTLNNQAEEGMVQLRKKYETAVQHRNDRGVQLVEREEEVCIFYEKFNIQETMIRNGDVAVQTMEEEIRFLRMQNAEEQRQINLGRKNRPNLKHLNDELVTLQIQLSQCQDRMKELEKELEDPDRPGRVRLLQGKDPSPTELRSMVENLEIRLAEKEEQLLERDLIFEQDSRLADRVQNKVEVGKNDSLSLAKKVNGFQSRIKDVTRKMMSLVSELAMKQAETMQLQQKCKSMHVDLQQGYTRMEQGEPPSDEIYLEWEKLVSMDMRKRNEDAERAMADQEEQQYQLVGGTATTAEPRPNAYIPEDETELPIPRPYGSLAPFKPTEPGSSMRHIRKPVLRPIEI; encoded by the exons ATGAGCAGTAGTAATATCTTAGACGAGGAAAACGACAACGAGGACAATGGGTCGCACGAAAGTCGACCAATATCGGCGATTGCCCCTTCTGTTCGAATACAGGAAGAAAGCCAGGTGGAAATAACTGCAAGTCCGGCTTTCCAATGCCTAGAAGAG TTATTCGACGCTGGAAAAGTAACTGGAACACGAATGGCTGAACTAAAGTCCAAATATACCGCAATACACGATATGTTGAAACA CACAAGAGAATCGGAAACAAAATTACTCGAAGATGCAAAAAATTTCACAAATGAACTTGAAAAACAAAGACAAGAATTGGAAAAA GCTGACCACTTCCCTGAAAACATTGACACCGAAGTTGGAAAGCTCAGACAAGATTTACTGAAGCGACATAATGACATACAACAGATAGAAGAGAGAGAATATGAACTGCATTATAAGATAGACTC gcTTGAAGAAGAATTTCGTTTACTGAAGCGTGAGTATGAACGAATACCGAAGCAAGATGAAGTTGAAGCTAAGAAAAGAGAAATTGAAAATCAAACTGAACAACTCAAGAAAGAAAATGCTCAGAGGATATTGGAACTTAAGAATTTAAGG gaaGACCTTGAAGCAAAAGATCGGCAAAATGGTCTCGATGCAAAAGAACTTGAAACTAAGATAGAAGAAAGGGAAGGATTGAAAAACAACCTTGTTCAAATTCATGGGGTGCCCACGCAGTTATCAAAGGAgattgataaaataaataaacaaaaaat tgacgtcacaaagcgaCAATCTGAGCTCTCGGTCCAATTTGGCAACCTCGAGTCTGAGATGAAAATGATTGAAGGAAAGAGAGTGAGGATTGAGGAGGAAAAACGAGAAGTGGAAGATGAGTTGGACTTCCAAAGATCAATTCTGGAGGGAAAAGAGCGAGAGTACGATAAGTTGATGAAGGATTTCGATTTTGAGAAAGAGAGAGAAGCAGTTTTGCTTGGGGATAG AGCATCTCTTGACCTTTCATTACGCCACACACAACTTGAAAAGAAGACGGGGCATGACACGCTGACGagaaaacaaagagaaaaggACAGAGATCTTCGTCAACTGAAAAAGCTTGAACAGCAGTTAAAAGTCACCTCAGATGCTTTGAGTCACCAACAAACTATCTATGATAAAGTAAAGGACCAG TCTTTGTTATTCCCAAAAGACGATGGTTCTTTATATGAGAAGAGAAAGCAATTACAAGCTGAAGTTGATGAAGCCAAGAGAAAACATGGACAAcag AACTCCTTGACATCAGTGGAGCAAGGAAAAGTTGAAGACTGCATCTTGGAAGAAGAGAGGTTGATCAAGCAGCAGGAGGAGCTTAGAGGAGTTGTAGTTGATCTGACGAGACTCGCACAGATCAAGGCTGATGAACGGGAACAAAAAGCTCGAGATTTTATGAGAGCCGAT CAACGCTACCACCGAGCGGAGCAAGAGCTCAAGAGCAAACAGCTTGTGATAAACGACCACAAGAAGAAGAATATTGAAGTTCAGGTCAGGTTACAAGAGTTCGCGAAGCTGTATGACGTAATTAAG AATGAACGAAACAAGTGCGTCAACCAAATACAAGCTTGTACACAGAAGTCTGCagaaatgaaagaaaaaatcaaaattcttGCAAAcgaaattgaaatattaagaACAACTGTAACCAATATTGAAAG AAATCTACAAAAAGCTCGCTTGAAGAAGATGAACTCTCTTGTGGTCCGTGACTCTCTTCGTAACGAGAGATCAAAAGCTCTGAGTCTGGAAGCAGAACTTATTGAGAAGAGAGAACAATTAAAGATGCAGATTGGGAAGTTAAACACATTGAATAATCAAGCTGAAGAAGGCATGGTCCAACTGAggaagaaatatgaaactgcAGTTCAACATAGGAATGACAG AGGAGTCCAGTTAGTAGAGAGAGAGGAAGAAGTGTGCATCTTCTATGAGAAGTTCAACATCCAGGAGACAATGATCAGGAACGGAGATGTTGCCGTGCAAACAATGGAAGAAGAGAtaag GTTCCTGAGAATGCAGAACGCAGAAGAACAAAGACAGATAAACCTTGGACGGAAAAATCGGCCGAACTTGAAACATCTTAATGATGAACTTGTTACATTGCAAATACAA TTATCCCAATGCCAAGATCGGATGAAGGAATTAGAAAAAGAGCTTGAGGATCCAGATCGCCCTGGAAGAGTTCGTCTTCTCCAAGGAAAAGATCCAAGTCCAACAGAGTTGAGATCAATGGTTGAAAAC CTCGAAATTCGATTGGCTGAGAAAGAAGAGCAACTATTGGAGCGTGACTTGATTTTTGAGCAAGACTCTCGATTGGCTGATAGAGTTCAAAACAAAGTTGAAGTCGGAAAAAATGATTCACTTAGTCTTGCTAAGAAG GTTAATGGGTTCCAATCACGTATAAAAGACGTAACACGAAAAATGATGTCTCTTGTCTCTGAGTTGGCTATGAAGCAAGCTGAAACAATGCAACTGCAGCAGAAATGCAAATCAATGCATGTAGATCTACAACAAGGGTATACAAGAATGGAACAA GGAGAGCCACCTAGTGATGAGATATACTTGGAGTGGGAGAAGTTGGTTTCTATGGATATGAGGAAACGAAATGAAGACGCAGAGAGAGCAATG GCTGACCAAGAAGAGCAGCAATACCAGCTTGTAGGAGGAACAGCAACCACAGCTGAGCCCAGACCCAATGCATATATCCCAGAAGACGAAACAGAGCTCCCAATACCTCGTCCCTACGGGTCACTTGCGCCATTTAAGCCAACAGAACCAGGCTCATCGATGCGACACATACGTAAACCAGTTTTGCGCCCAAttgaaatttaa